A window from Penicillium oxalicum strain HP7-1 chromosome VIII, whole genome shotgun sequence encodes these proteins:
- a CDS encoding Beta-hexosaminidase 1, whose translation MKCTALFGGLALSASLATAVKVNPLPAPRNITWGSSGPISITKPALHLENHHGQNQDILHHAWDRTWATITNLEWVPAAIEAPIPSFRPFPTPADQVKRDTAATAIHSVHLSVVDAAADLQHGVDESYTLEVTADSGTIQIHAQTVWGAIHAMTTLQQLVISDGHGNLIIEQPVKIQDAPLYPYRGIMIDTGRNFISVPKILEQIDGMALSKLNVLHWHLDDTQSWPVQIRSYPQMTKDAYSSREIYTETDLRRVLAYARARGVRVIPEVDMPGHSASGWKQVDPDVVTCTDTWWSNDDWPKHTAVEPNPGQLDIIYNKTYEVVGNVYKDLSAIFSDNWFHVGGDELQNNCFNFSTHITKWFAEDPSRTYNDLSQYWLDHALPIFHGTGGPQRRLMMWEDIFINTDAAHHVPRDIVMQSWNNGIDNIKNLTASGFDVVVSSADFLYLDCGFAGFVGNDPRYNVMSNPGGDVTFNYGGSGGSWCAPYKSWQRIYDYDFTTNLTASEAKHVIGAEAPLWSEQVDDVTISSKMWPRAAALGELVWSGNRDASGHKRTTQLTQRLLNFREYLVANGVMATNLAPKYCLQHPHACDLYYNQSVITP comes from the coding sequence ATGAAGTGTACCGCCTTGTTTGGTGGCTTGGCGCTTTCCGCCTCGCTAGCCACGGCCGTCAAGGTGAATCCCTTGCCCGCACCTCGCAATATCACCTGGGGCTCCTCCGGTCCCATTTCAATCACGAAGCCGGCGCTACATCTCGAGAATCATCATGGCCAGAACCAAGATATCCTGCATCACGCCTGGGATCGGACGTGggccaccatcaccaacctCGAATGGGTGCCCGCCGCTATCGAGGCGCCGATTCCCTCATTCCGACCATTCCCGACCCCTGCGGACCAGGTGAAGCGTGACACCGCCGCGACCGCCATTCACTCCGTGCACCTGTCCGTCGTCGATGCGGCTGCAGACCTGCAGCACGGGGTGGACGAGTCTTATACCTTGGAGGTCACTGCCGACTCGGGCACCATCCAGATTCATGCCCAGACCGTGTGGGGTGCGATTCATGCCATGACCACCTTGCAGCAGCTGGTCATTTCGGATGGCCATGGGAACCTGATCATTGAACAGCCCGTCAAGATTCAGGATGCTCCGCTGTATCCCTACCGGGGTATCATGATCGATACGGGACGAAACTTCATCTCTGTCCCGAAGATCCTCGAGCAGATTGACGGCATGGCCCTCTCCAAACTCAATGTGCTGCATTGGCATCTGGATGATACCCAATCGTGGCCCGTTCAGATTCGGTCGTATCCTCAGATGACCAAGGACGCCTACTCGAGCCGTGAAATCTACACCGAGACCGACCTTCGCCGCGTTCTGGCCTATGCGCGTGCGCGTGGCGTCCGCGTCATTCCAGAGGTCGACATGCCGGGCCATTCAGCCTCCGGGTGGAAACAAGTCGATCCGGACGTGGTGACCTGCACCGATACATGGTGGTCCAACGATGACTGGCCCAAGCACACCGCGGTGGAGCCTAACCCCGGGCAGTTGGACATCATCTACAACAAGACCTATGAAGTTGTGGGCAACGTCTACAAAGATCTGTCGGCCATCTTCAGCGACAACTGGTTCCACGTGGGTGGCGACGAGCTTCAGAACAATTGTTTCAATTTCAGTACCCACATCACCAAGTGGTTCGCCGAGGACCCCTCGCGAACCTACAACGACCTGTCTCAGTACTGGCTGGACCACGCTTTGCCCATCTTTCACGGAACCGGAGGCCCCCAGCGTCGCCTGATGATGTGGGAAGATATCTTCATCAACACGGACGCTGCCCATCACGTTCCGAGGGACATTGTGATGCAGTCCTGGAACAATGGTATCGACAATATCAAGAATTTGACCGCAAGCGGATTCGACGTGGTCGTCTCCTCAGCCGACTTCCTTTATCTTGACTGCGGCTTTGCGGGCTTTGTGGGCAACGATCCCCGATACAACGTGATGAGCAACCCCGGGGGTGATGTCACCTTCAACTACGGCGGTAGCGGTGGTTCCTGGTGCGCGCCTTACAAGTCCTGGCAACGTATCTACGACTACGACTTCACCACCAACCTCACCGCATCGGAAGCGAAGCACGTCATCGGTGCCGAGGCTCCCTTGTGGTCGGAACAGGTCGACGATGTTACCATTTCCAGCAAGATGTGGCCTCGAGCGGCCGCTCTCGGCGAATTGGTGTGGTCAGGTAACCGAGACGCTTCTGGCCACAAGCGTACCACCCAGCTCACACAGCGCCTGTTGAACTTCCGCGAGTATCTGGTTGCCAATGGCGTCATGGCCACCAACCTGGCGCCAAAGTACTGCTTGCAGCATCCCCATGCGTGCGACTTGTACTACAACCAGAGTGTAATCACTCCTTGA